One Anolis carolinensis isolate JA03-04 chromosome 4, rAnoCar3.1.pri, whole genome shotgun sequence DNA window includes the following coding sequences:
- the LOC107983063 gene encoding uncharacterized protein LOC107983063 isoform X2 gives MNPDGGETMKEFLFLEEEQANPRGAEELREERNPSPALSEGGTDPSDPSWKPLTSTQLPAGRGVTMDLMQRQVNESWRATVEQREQRRGLPGRGTEPRPFAGEGPQDYVDEMPQQGTSVFPTGLSGRSQMPGKGEFRVKFNGDPKQLSYFITNVRHFMEDFGDQFPSESAKIHMVGANLKEAAADWLMQMYDTGARELACLEDFLRALRERFEDPLAEERAKAQLKRIYQGGRTVSEYALEFKATAGKIRDWSDTTKLEYFRAGLRSEVLEWALHRGNPRDLEDWILLAGRVEVDQQQISRRPRESNRIKPPTAATRRFSPRRGRSTSRERRAGRGACFACGREGHRAAECPKGTGVETKGERLHSQKPPHQSSKLAKGKAAMATETALAPGQLQAEEMEEAEDLELPGNDWDLF, from the exons atgaaccctgatggaggagaaaccatgaaggaattcctcttcctggaagaagaacaggcgaaccctcgaggtgcagaggagttgagagaggaaaggaacccatcgcccgcattgagcgaaggggggacagacccctcggacccgtcgtggaagccgctgacctccacccagttacccgcaggcaggggagtgacg atggatctgatgcagcggcaggtaaacgagtcctggagggcgacagtcgagcaacgggagcagaggagagggctgcccgggagaggcactgaaccccgtccctttgccggggagggtccacaggactatgtggatgagatgcctcagcagggcacatcagttttccccacgggcctgtcgggaaggagccaaatgcctgggaagggagaatttcgggtgaagttcaacggggaccccaaacagctgtcttatttcattacaaacgtaagacacttcatggaggattttggggaccaattcccttcagaaagcgcaaaaatccacatggtgggggcaaacttgaaagaagcagctgcagactggctaatgcagatgtatgatactggTGCCCGGGAGCTAGCCTGTctggaggatttcctaagagccctccgtgagagattcgaagaccctttggcagaggagagggcgaaggcccaactcaaaaggatataccagggaggaaggacagtgtcagaatatgccctggaatttaaagccacagcggggaagatcagggactggtccgacaccaccaaactggaatatttcagggctggtttacgctctgaggtgctcgagtgggctttacacagaggaaatccaagagacttggaggactggattttgctagcggggcgcgtggaggtggaccaacagcaaatctctcgtcgtccaagggagagcaacagaatcaaacccccgacagcagcaacacggcgcttctcccctcgtcgcggaaggtcgaccagcagggagaggagagcagggaggggggcctgcttcgcttgcggccgcgagggacatcgagcggcagagtgtccgaaagggacaggcgtggagacaaaaggagagaggcttcACAGCCAGAAGCCACCCCACCAGAGctccaaactagcaaaagggaaagctgccatggcaacggaaacggctttagccccagggcagcttcaggcagaagagatggaggaagcggaggacctggagttaccgggaaacgactgggatctgttttga